One window of Psychrobacillus sp. FSL H8-0483 genomic DNA carries:
- a CDS encoding ABC transporter permease yields the protein MTKTLEFKKTGNLIDEVNSSPPTGFQVLVREFKKDKLAMFSLFALVLGILGIYIAAMFIDQEALMKVSLRDKFGEPGEKFFLGADQGGRSIIGQLIIGARNSITIALSVTIITGVIGVAVGLITGYFGGWIDNIFMRIIDFFITIPTLMIIIVFVTIIPKYTIASFVLIMSAFLWVGTARLVRSKSLTESRRDYVNASKTLGTRDATIIFKEIMPNLSSILIVELTLSFAGNVGLETGLSYLGFGLPQSVPSLGTLVSYANNPLILEDKWWVWLPASLLILVLMLAINYVGQAIRRSADARQRQG from the coding sequence ATGACTAAAACGTTGGAATTTAAAAAAACAGGAAATTTGATAGATGAAGTTAATAGCTCTCCACCTACTGGTTTTCAAGTACTTGTACGAGAGTTTAAAAAAGATAAATTAGCTATGTTCTCATTATTCGCTTTAGTATTAGGTATTTTAGGAATCTATATCGCGGCTATGTTTATAGATCAAGAAGCTCTCATGAAAGTGAGCCTTCGTGACAAGTTTGGAGAACCAGGGGAGAAGTTTTTTCTTGGGGCTGACCAAGGTGGCCGTTCCATTATAGGGCAATTAATCATCGGTGCGCGAAACTCCATTACGATTGCTTTATCAGTAACGATTATTACAGGAGTTATAGGAGTAGCCGTAGGATTAATTACAGGTTACTTTGGTGGTTGGATAGATAATATTTTTATGCGTATTATTGATTTCTTTATCACCATTCCTACACTAATGATTATTATCGTTTTTGTTACAATTATCCCGAAATATACAATAGCTAGTTTTGTATTAATTATGAGTGCATTCTTGTGGGTCGGTACTGCACGACTTGTAAGGAGTAAGTCGCTTACGGAAAGTAGACGCGATTATGTTAATGCGTCAAAAACATTGGGAACAAGAGACGCCACAATCATTTTCAAAGAAATTATGCCAAATCTAAGTTCCATCCTTATTGTAGAATTAACGCTTAGTTTTGCGGGGAATGTAGGACTGGAAACAGGATTATCTTATTTAGGATTTGGATTGCCACAATCTGTTCCAAGTTTAGGGACACTTGTAAGCTATGCGAATAATCCATTGATTTTAGAAGATAAGTGGTGGGTTTGGTTACCAGCATCTTTATTAATTTTAGTATTAATGCTAGCCATCAACTATGTTGGTCAGGCAATTCGTCGTTCTGCCGATGCAAGACAACGTCAGGGGTAA
- a CDS encoding oligopeptide ABC transporter substrate-binding protein — protein MSKKLWALLAVLIAFMLVLGACNNDDKEGTTGTEVKEPEKTEEKEEEKEEVAEPTEPGDSSEFPLSVNNEGDAITGGTLKVALGTDTPFQGIFSLVLYEDGYDADIMEYADNSIFATDGDLLITDKGIASLEADPKTNKAIIKIREGVKWSDGEPLKIEDVIYPYLIIGHPDYQGIRYDGDFQNIIGAVEYHDGKADTISGLKKLDESTLEISFNKLSPAIFSGGDGVWGSAEPSHILKDIPVGQLLESDAVRKNPVTLGAFKYDKIVPGESVQFVRNENYWKGAPKLDGVLLKAVPSASISKAIQTGEYHMTAGSLPATKYPEIKDFDNITILAQPELSYSYLGFKLGKYDTATGLSTMDPAAKMSDVKLRQAMGYALDVEQVNEVYYDNLRSRATSLIPPAFSTFFDDSLKGYTYNKDQAIALLDEAGYKDTDGDGFRENPKGEKLEIKFAGMAGDAIAEEMAAFWIQNWADVGLKVVLSTGRLIEFNSFYDKVEADDPEIDIYMAAWGTGTNPSPAGLYGKEAAFNFSRFTTPELDELLKAIDSPEAFDSNYRANAFREWQLYMEENAPVIPTQFRTAIYTINKGVKNYDVDRANEEFDLSQVELLAEEPVKSTK, from the coding sequence ATGAGTAAAAAGCTTTGGGCATTACTAGCAGTACTTATAGCTTTCATGCTTGTGCTTGGTGCATGTAACAATGACGACAAAGAAGGAACTACAGGTACAGAAGTAAAAGAACCTGAAAAAACAGAAGAAAAAGAAGAAGAAAAAGAAGAAGTAGCAGAGCCGACAGAACCAGGAGATTCATCAGAATTTCCTTTATCAGTAAACAATGAAGGAGATGCAATTACAGGTGGAACGTTAAAAGTTGCACTGGGTACAGATACTCCATTCCAAGGAATTTTCTCACTTGTATTATATGAAGATGGCTATGATGCAGATATTATGGAATATGCAGATAACTCAATCTTCGCTACTGATGGTGACCTATTAATCACTGACAAAGGAATAGCATCATTAGAAGCAGATCCAAAAACGAATAAGGCTATAATTAAAATTCGTGAAGGCGTTAAATGGTCTGACGGAGAACCTCTTAAAATTGAAGATGTAATTTACCCATATTTAATTATCGGTCACCCTGATTACCAAGGGATTCGTTATGATGGTGATTTCCAAAACATTATTGGTGCAGTTGAGTACCACGATGGAAAAGCAGACACAATCTCAGGATTAAAAAAATTGGATGAATCTACTTTAGAAATTTCATTCAACAAATTATCACCTGCAATTTTCTCGGGTGGTGATGGAGTATGGGGTTCTGCGGAACCAAGTCATATCTTAAAAGACATTCCAGTAGGACAGCTTTTAGAGTCTGATGCAGTTCGTAAAAACCCTGTAACATTAGGTGCTTTCAAATATGATAAAATCGTACCTGGTGAATCCGTACAATTCGTAAGAAATGAAAACTACTGGAAAGGTGCTCCTAAACTGGACGGAGTTCTTTTGAAAGCAGTACCATCTGCTTCTATATCAAAAGCAATTCAAACAGGTGAATATCATATGACAGCTGGCTCATTACCAGCAACAAAATATCCTGAAATAAAAGATTTTGACAACATTACAATCTTGGCTCAACCAGAGCTTTCTTATTCTTATTTAGGATTCAAATTAGGTAAATATGATACAGCAACTGGACTTTCTACAATGGATCCAGCAGCTAAAATGAGTGATGTAAAATTACGTCAAGCAATGGGTTATGCACTTGATGTAGAGCAAGTGAATGAGGTTTATTACGATAACCTACGCTCTCGTGCGACATCTTTAATTCCACCAGCATTTTCAACATTCTTTGATGATTCTTTAAAAGGCTATACGTATAACAAAGATCAAGCAATTGCATTGTTAGACGAAGCTGGTTACAAAGATACAGATGGAGACGGATTCCGCGAAAATCCAAAAGGTGAAAAATTAGAAATTAAGTTCGCAGGAATGGCTGGCGATGCAATCGCAGAAGAAATGGCAGCGTTCTGGATTCAAAACTGGGCGGATGTTGGGCTAAAGGTTGTATTATCAACAGGACGTTTAATCGAATTCAACTCTTTCTACGATAAAGTAGAAGCGGATGATCCAGAAATCGATATTTATATGGCTGCATGGGGAACAGGTACTAACCCATCTCCAGCAGGTTTATATGGTAAAGAAGCAGCATTTAACTTCAGTCGTTTCACAACTCCGGAGTTAGATGAGTTGCTTAAAGCAATCGATTCTCCAGAAGCATTCGATTCAAATTACCGTGCAAATGCATTCCGTGAATGGCAATTATACATGGAAGAAAATGCACCAGTTATTCCAACTCAATTCCGTACTGCAATTTACACAATCAATAAAGGTGTAAAAAATTACGATGTTGATCGTGCAAATGAAGAATTCGATTTAAGTCAAGTAGAATTACTTGCTGAAGAACCAGTTAAGTCAACGAAATAA